Genomic segment of Dromiciops gliroides isolate mDroGli1 chromosome 3, mDroGli1.pri, whole genome shotgun sequence:
agagtGAGGGGCAGGATGTGGTAGCCACTccagtgtgtgggggggtgagagTGGGGCATGGGGGGGTGACAGCTCAGATGGGGGGCTGAGAGAGTGAGGCCTGGGGGGGTCGGGAGTTCAGGATGCCCCCGGGACAGCTGTAACGCCACAGCAGGCACAAGAGGTAACTCGGGGAGGGGGGTGCCTCTCAGGAGCCCTGCCAGGGGCAGCAGGGGGGCCCCTTCAGCCTGGCTCTGCCTTTGTTTACAGGTGGTGCTGTGGAGAGGAGGCTGGAGCACCCCTGGAGAGGCACCATGCAGCGATCCATAAAGTGAGGCTCCCCCTGCCCAGGCCATGCCCCTGCCCCCGCCTCAGCTGGCCCCTGTGTccagcccctgcccctgccccccccagccCTCCTCCCGTGTCTCCCCACAGGTCGTTTTTTCAGCCCATGAGTGGGAACAAGGTGAAGCAGCAGGAGGAGAGCCCCAAAAGCAGCCAAGAGAGAGAGCCTGCCCCCAAGTGAGTGGAGGGCCGGGGGCGGGACCAGGGCTCCCCTGGGGTAGCCTTTGGGCAGATTCTCACCACTGCCCTGGCCTGGCCTCCTCACCCAGGGCCGCCCTGAAGGAGAGGAATGCTGCAGAGCCCGACGGCGAGTCTCCAGTGAAGAGGCCTGCGAGGAAGGTGGCCCGAGCCCTGGGGAGCGAGGgcgaggaggaggacgaggaggtgGCCCCCCGACAGCAGGTAGCCGGCCTCCTCTGGTGGAGCACCGCTCAGGGCTGGGGGGCCGACATCCTGACGTCCCCTCCCGGCCCTGTCTCCTGCAGGAGCCCAGCCTCCCGTCCCCAGCGGCCTCTCCAGCATGCTCCAGCTCTTCCCTCTCAGAATCACCACCCAAGAACATCTCCCCGGCCGGGATCCCAAAGCGTAGGACAGGTAGGGGAGGGCGGACTCGTCTCTGCTCGCACCCGCCTCCAGGACAGGCCTCTCCCGAccagcctcccttcctcccccacggAATTGGACTGGGACAGGGTAGGGGGAATGTGAAGGCCGGACTGAGCCCTGAGTGGGCTTCCTTCTGCCTCCTTGGCCAGGGCGGGTGCTTCATAAAATTGGAGCACAGAGCCCCGGGCCTGgggtcagcaagacctgagttcgaatccagcctcaggcactgacTAGCAGTAGAAGCCTGAGCAGGTCACTTGACtgatgcctgcctcagtttctttacctgtaaaatgaggaagttggactgtAAGGCCCCTTCCATTGTCAGTCACCCCCCAGGGCCTGCCCCCGTCCTCATCTGTTCTCTTCCTAGCTCGGAAACAGATACAGAAACGGAAGCTACAGGAGCTGCCCAAGGACCATGAGCCCAGTGAGCCCAAGAGGCTTAAGAGAGAGGAAGGTGAGAGCGCAGGAGGAAGAAGCCCAGAGCAGCCTGGAACGGTCCCAGAGACACAGCCAGCTCCAGAGGAGGCCACAGGGGAGGCCCCCAAGGGCCCCAGCCCAGCCCCCAAGGCCTTCAGCAGCTTCTTCAGTGAGTGTCTTGTGCCTGGGCCTTCTCCCACCTAGACCAACCTCCGTTCCATACCAGGGTGGTGGGGGGATGTCTAAAGGAAAAGGAGCCTCAACCTGGCGCCGCATGTTTTCCACAGCCCCCCGAAAGCCAGCAGCAGCCAAGCAGACCCCAAAGAAGGCTGAGACAGAGAAGACAGCAGAGGAGACGTCCGGGTCGTAAGTTGGCCTCGGAGGAGGCCCTCACCTCTCAGGCCGGTCCCCCAAACCCCAGCATGTCTGTGCCCCGAGTGAAGTCAAAGACCCCCGACCCGGGAGCCCtcgggggaggagcagggcaaagAGGATGGTCCTCCATTCCAGAGAACTGGCTCCACAGCCCCCACTCCTCTCTGCCACCACAGGCCCCTAGACCCGGCTGCCTACAACCCCTCTAAGAGCGGCTATCACCCCGTCGATGACGCCTGCTGGAAGGCAGGACAAAGGTAGGGCCTGGGAGCAGCCCTTTGCCACGGAGCTGTTGGCCAGGTggctccccattagactgggagcctggcacacagtgaggCTTAATGAGCATGGGGGGGCACCAGGGCAGGCCCCCTCCCCACCGACCCTTGCTCTCCACAGGGTCCCCTACCTCGTCGTTGCTCGGACGTTTGAGAAAATCGAGGAAGTCTCCGCTCGGTAAAACCCCGGCCCTCTCCCTGTGGCCCCCAAGGGTGGCCCTTCCCCTTTGGCCCCTTCTGCCGCCCGCTAGTGCCCATCCTCCCCACACTGGCACAGGCCTCCCACTCTCCGGGCCCCATCCTTCTACTACCCTTGGCTCCTCCTGGGCCCGGGCCACGGGGCCGCACCATCCCGCCCTTCCCTCTTGCAGGCTCCGCATGGTAGAAATCCTAAGTAACCTGCTCCGCTCGGTGACCGCCCTGTCCCCCACAGACCTCCTCCCAGTCCTCTACTTGAGTCTGAACCGGCTGGGGCCCCCCCAGCAGGGCCTCGAGCTCGGCGTGGGGGACGGCGTCCTCTTGAAGGCCGTGGCCCAGGCCACGGGTGAGTGGGAGGCTGGGGCTGGGCAGGGGGAGGGCAGCCGGCCACGCTGGGGATGCCCTGACCACCCACACCCTTGCGTCCTCCCACCCCAGGGCGGCAGCTGGAAGCCATCCGGGCCGAGATGGCAGAAAGGGGGGACGTGGGGCTGGTGGTAGAGGCCAGCCGCAGCACCCAGCgcaccatgctgcctctgccTGCCCTGACGGCAGCCGGGGTCCTGAGCAAGCTCCGAGACATCGCCCGCCTCACGGGCAGCGCTGTGAGTGTTCCGGCCCACCCCGGCCTGCTCCCTGCACGTCCCCTGGCCTCTCCAAGGGGTGGGGGCAAAGGACAGGGCTTCCCCTCCTGGGCCCTGCTGGGGGGGTGTCTCATTAGAAGCAGGGCAGAGGCTGGGCCATCCCCCTTTGAAGTCTGGGGGGGGCCGGTAAGCATCAGAGGGTGAACTTGGGCTCCCTCTCGCCCCCTGCAGTCCACATCCAAGAAGATTGACATCATCAAAACCTTGTTTGTGGCCTGTCGCCACTCAGAAGCCCGTTTCATTGCCAGGTAGGGCAGCAGGGTGTGCTGGGGGTCGGCTGGGGGCACCTGGGCACCTGGACGAATGGCTCCATAGATCTGGGCAGGGGGGGGTCCGGGCTGGGGTCCGCTTGTGCCGGCGGGCTTGTGGGAAGGCTCACTCTGCTTCCTTTTCCCCTGCAGGGCCCTGAGTGGGCGGCTGCGCCTGGGCCTGGCAGAGCAGTCAGTCCTGGCTGCACTGGCTCAGGCCGTGACCCTCACACCCCCCGGCCAAGGTAAGGGAGCCCTGCCTCACTTCCCAACTTTGCCCCCTGGTCCTTCAACATCTCGTGTCCCCACCCACCCGTGTGGGGAGAGGATCTCAAATCCCTGCCTGGTCTTCCCCCAGAGGTCCCCCCGGCCGTGGTGGATGCCGGGAGAGGCAAGCCAGCGGACGCCAGAAAGGCTTGGCTGGAGGAGAAAGGACTGGTCCTGAAGCAGACCTTCTGGTGAGGGGCACGCAGGGCAGGGCGCAGGGGGGACATGGGCGTGGGCACGGGGCAGTGCTGTTGGCACCTGGCCTACCTGTTCTCTCGTCTATCCCCCAGCGAGGTGCCTGACCTGGACCTCATCATCCCGGCCCTGCTTGAGCACGGGCTGGACAAGCTGCCCCAGCACTGCCAGCTGACCCCAGGTGAGCCCCCAGCCCTTGCTTGCTCTTGGGCTCAGGCAAGCGCTGCCCGGGACCCCAGGGTCCTCTCAGCCCCCACTGTCCCCCAGCCAGCACCTCAGTCCCTGATGCTGTGACGGCCGCTCTTCTCTCTGCCCACTCCCCTGGCACACTGCTTGGGAGCCAGTGCACCCTGACCCTCTTGCTCTGGCTTTGCCACCCAGGGGTGCCCTTGAAGCCCATGCTGGCCCACCCCACCCGGAACATTGGGGAGGTGCTGAAGCGTTTTGAGGAATCTGCCTTCACCTGTGAATATAAGTATGACGGGCAGAGGGCCCAGGTATGGACCAGGCCCAGGCCTTGAGGGGCAAGGGGATGGGGGATTCCCAGTACAAACCTAAGGACAGCGTGCAGTGAACACAGGTTGGGGGGGGGACTCCTTCACAGTATGACCATGAACACAATGGCCTCTGCCCAGGGCTGGCCTGGGGGCCTTCCTGCCACTGCCTATCTGCTCCCCCAAGTGcagtgtttgggggggggggctcctgaGAGCTTCCCCGCCCCCGGGCCAAACCACATGTGCCTCCACTTTTCTGCCCAGAGCTGGTTCTGTGGCCAGACTGTCCCGGACAAGTCTCATTCTGGGCTGCCCCTGTGCTCCTACAGATCCACGTCCTGGCAAATGGGGACGTGAAGATATTTAGCCGGAACCAAGAGGACAACACAGGCCGATACCCAGACATCATCAGCCGCATCCCAAAGGTGGGTGGGGGTGGATGGCGAGATGGGCAGTGTGGCACAATGGCTGTGCCCGGGAGCTGGGCATGCACCCTCTGATCACTCAGACATCACTCTTGGTCCCTTGCTCAGATGAAGCATCCCTCGGTCGTCTCTTGCATCCTGGACTCAGAGGCTGTGGCCTGGGACCGGGAAAAGAAGCAAATTCAGCCCTTCCAGGTGCTCAGCACCCGCAAGCGCAAGGTGTGCCCGGGCCCTGCCCTCTCCCCTGTGCCCAGGCCCTGCCCTCTCCCCTGTGCCCAGCTCTCTCCCCTTTGGTTCACTGCACCATCTTCTTACCCCAGGAGGTGGAAGAATCAAAGATCCAAGTCCAAGTGTGCCTGTACGCCTTCGACCTGCTCTACATCAATGGGCAGGTGAGTGAGGCCCCTCCCCGCAGGGCACCCCCTCTCCCCACTGGCCCAGCCCCTCAGCGCCCATGCCTTTTCCTTCTCACAGTCCCTGGTCCGGGAGCCGCTGTCCCGAAGGCGGCAGCTGCTCAGGGAAAACTTTATCGAAACCGAGGGCGAGTTTGTGTTTGCCACATCTCTGGACACAGAGGACACTGAGCAGATCGCCGATTTCCTGGAGCAGTCGGTGAAAGGTAGTGGGACCTGCCCCCGCCAACCGTGTGGTGACCAGGCCTCAGGCTGGCCAGTCACCCTCCTGACGTTCTCGGAGGGGCCGTGTGTGTCTGTGCCCAGCAGCTCAGGGCATCTCTCTTCTAATCCAGATTCTTGTGAGGGCCTGATGGTGAAGACCCTAGACACCAATGCCACATATGAGATTGCCAAGAGATCCCACAACTGGCTTAAGGTGACTGTGTCCCCCCAGGGCCCTGTGTgccacctcctccttcccccacctgcTCCATAGCCCGGCCTCGATCCTCCTTCCCCACGGTCCCCATGCTGGGTGAGAGCCCCTGCCCTCCCCAGGGTCCTTCCCCTGAGCTTTTCTCCCCCATAACCAGCTGAAGAAGGACTACCTGGAAGGCGTTGGGGACACTCTGGACCTGGTGGTGATTGGGGCCTATTTGGGCCGGGGGAAGCGGGCCGGACGATATGGGGGCTTTCTCTTGGCCGCCTTTGATGAGGACAGCGAAGAGTTCCAGGCCATTTGCAAGGTGGGCTAGCCCCCTGATGAATCAGGGAGGCGGGGTCAACTGGGGGAGGGTAGAGCCGGTGGGACACGAGCTTCCCATCCCGTCCCAAGATATCCAAGCAAAGGGGCACACAAGGGCCTGCTCCCTCTCTTCTCTGAGGGGGTGTCCCTGACCAGCTATCTGCCCACCTTCTTCTCCACAGCTGGGCACGGGCTTCAGTGATGAAGAGTTAGAGGAACATTATCAGAGCCTCCAGGTGAGAGCTGAGGCTGCAGCAGGAGCCCCTGCcgtgccccctcccctgctgctgctgccctctttcctcttccctccccctcagtCCCTGAGCTTGccccctgggtttgaatctaagTCCCAGGCTGCCTCTCACCCCAGGCCCCGCTGCCCCGCCCCCGGTGTGCCCTTCTCTGGCTCTGCCACCAGCAGCCCCTTCCCAGGCCCTGATCTGTCCTCTCCCCAGGCACTCGTGATTCCTGCTCCTCGTTCCTATGTCCGGGCAGAAGGGGCTGCACCTCCTGACCACTGGCTAGAACCCAGCACTGTGTGGGAGGTGAAATGCGctgatctctctgtctcccccatcTATTCAGCAGCCCGAGGGTTGGTGAGTACAAAATGGGGTTTGTCTTGGAAGAAAAGGGCCGATGGAGGGAGGGCATTGAAGCAGTGACCCCTCCCTCAATGCTCAGGTTAATGGGGATCCAGGCCCAGAGGCAGGTGATAAAGAGAGTCAGGCCTTCCCTATGGGGTCAGGACTGTTTGGGGGCCCCAGGATAGGAAGGCCTCTGGGTT
This window contains:
- the LIG1 gene encoding DNA ligase 1, producing MQRSIKSFFQPMSGNKVKQQEESPKSSQEREPAPKAALKERNAAEPDGESPVKRPARKVARALGSEGEEEDEEVAPRQQEPSLPSPAASPACSSSSLSESPPKNISPAGIPKRRTARKQIQKRKLQELPKDHEPSEPKRLKREEGESAGGRSPEQPGTVPETQPAPEEATGEAPKGPSPAPKAFSSFFTPRKPAAAKQTPKKAETEKTAEETSGSPLDPAAYNPSKSGYHPVDDACWKAGQRVPYLVVARTFEKIEEVSARLRMVEILSNLLRSVTALSPTDLLPVLYLSLNRLGPPQQGLELGVGDGVLLKAVAQATGRQLEAIRAEMAERGDVGLVVEASRSTQRTMLPLPALTAAGVLSKLRDIARLTGSASTSKKIDIIKTLFVACRHSEARFIARALSGRLRLGLAEQSVLAALAQAVTLTPPGQEVPPAVVDAGRGKPADARKAWLEEKGLVLKQTFCEVPDLDLIIPALLEHGLDKLPQHCQLTPGVPLKPMLAHPTRNIGEVLKRFEESAFTCEYKYDGQRAQIHVLANGDVKIFSRNQEDNTGRYPDIISRIPKMKHPSVVSCILDSEAVAWDREKKQIQPFQVLSTRKRKEVEESKIQVQVCLYAFDLLYINGQSLVREPLSRRRQLLRENFIETEGEFVFATSLDTEDTEQIADFLEQSVKDSCEGLMVKTLDTNATYEIAKRSHNWLKLKKDYLEGVGDTLDLVVIGAYLGRGKRAGRYGGFLLAAFDEDSEEFQAICKLGTGFSDEELEEHYQSLQALVIPAPRSYVRAEGAAPPDHWLEPSTVWEVKCADLSVSPIYSAARGLVESDKGISLRFPRFVQVRRDKKPEEATSSAQVAYLYKKQQQIQNQLDSEDSDFEPEDFY